From Suricata suricatta isolate VVHF042 chromosome 1, meerkat_22Aug2017_6uvM2_HiC, whole genome shotgun sequence, a single genomic window includes:
- the KLF3 gene encoding Krueppel-like factor 3: MLMFDPVPVKQEAMDPVSVSYPSNYMESMKSNKYGVIYSTPLPDKFFQTPEALSHGMQMEPVDLTVNKRSSPPSAGNSPSSLKFQPSHRRASPGLSMPSSSPPMKKYSPPPPGVQSFGVPLSMPPVMAAALSRHGIRSPGILPVIQPVVVQPVPFMYTSHLQQPLMVSLSEDMENSNSSMQVPVIESYEKPILQKKIKIEPGIEPQRTDYYPEEMSPPLMNSVSPPQALLQENHPSVIVQPGKRPLPVESPDTQRKRRIHRCDYDGCNKVYTKSSHLKAHRRTHTGEKPYRCTWEGCTWKFARSDELTRHFRKHTGIKPFQCPDCDRSFSRSDHLALHRKRHLLV, translated from the exons TCTTACCCATCTAATTACATGGAGTCAATGAAGTCCAACAAGTACGGAGTCATCTACTCCACACCGTTACCTGACAAGTTCTTCCAGACCCCGGAGGCCCTGTCTCACGGGATGCAGATGGAACCAGTGGACCTGACCGTGAACAAGCGGAGTTCGCCACCCTCTGCGGGGAATTCTCCTTCCTCGCTGAAGTTCCAGCCCTCGCACCGGAGAGCCTCGCCCGGCCTGAGCATGCCTTCTTCCAGCCCACCCATGAAGAAGTACTCGCCGCCTCCCCCGGGCGTGCAGTCCTTCGGCGTGCCGCTGTCCATGCCCCCGGTGATGGCTGCCGCCCTGTCCCGGCACGGCATCCGCAGCCCCGGGATCCTGCCTGTCATCCAGCCCGTCGTGGTGCAGCCGGTCCCCTTCATGTACACCAGCCACCTCCAGCAGCCGCTCATGGTGTCCTTGTCGGAGGACATGGAAAACTCAAATAGCAGCATGCAAG tacctGTAATTGAATCCTATGAGAAGCctatattacagaaaaaaattaaaatagaacctGGGATTGAACCACAGAGGACAGATTATTATCCTGAAGAAATGTCACCCCCTTTAATGAACTCAGTGTCCCCCCCGCAAGCACTGTTGCAAGA GAATCACCCTTCGGTCATTGTGCAGCCAGGGAAGAGACCTTTGCCTGTGGAATCTCCGGACACCCAGAGGAAGCGGCGGATACACAGATGTGACTACGACGGATGCAACAAGGTGTATACTAAGAGCTCTCACTTGAAAGCGCACAGAAGAACACACACAG GAGAAAAACCCTACAGATGTACCTGGGAAGGATGCACATGGAAGTTCGCTCGGTCCGATGAACTGACAAGACATTTCCGAAAACACACTGGGATCAAACCTTTCCAGTGTCCGGACTGTGACCGCAGCTTCTCCCGTTCCGACCACCTCGCCCTACATAGGAAACGCCACCTGCTCGTCTGA